A window of Amaranthus tricolor cultivar Red isolate AtriRed21 chromosome 8, ASM2621246v1, whole genome shotgun sequence genomic DNA:
ATGAAATAATCtatattgtaaattttcattatatgtatatacaatGTTGTGTACATAATACAGAAAAGCTATATTAAAATTTCGTTAATAGGTATTGTTATCTCTTTGAATAGTACTCTTTATGTCTCATTGTAATTGAATCAAAGAGAAAGTGATagttttataaagaaaaaattagataattataataaatgaagaaagataataaattatattgctaaaactaaaagagaattaaaatatatgaatggGATTAAAAAAGTAATGgaccattgtccaaaaatagtaTTAATGTAAGGTGAAACGgcctaaaatgacaaataatgcaaattaagtgtaACAGAGAAGATAAtccatttaaataaattttaaaaaaatgagatatttaaagtgaaataaacatgactattaaatatttaaatatattaagagattttttactaaaatttatcatcatcattctcaATATTTAACACTACCACTAATAAAGAAAAAGTGATGGAAATGATCTAATGCAGCGCAGACTCTACTAACAATTTTGAGGTTTATGCGGGATTTTCTTTATCATGTTGAATGTGAAAACATGCAAAGACACCAAGTTTACTCAACATTTTCCCCATTCAAAACCCAAAAGTGCCATGTTTACACCCCAAAGACGTTAATACCCGAGCGGCCGAGCCCCCAACTTGTTCTTTGAGTTTGAGTCAAGCCAATTATATCAATTTCAATTCAAGTCGATTTAATTTCCATACTGATTCTCTGTGGTTTCGAGTTGAATAGCTTACCCGGAGCGGTTCATGGTTGGCTTTGAGTCGTACTGTATTGTGGCCACCTCGACTCAAGGGTAGTGAGCTTTCAGTTTCATATCCCCTTTATACAACGTTTGAAAACCAGCAAGAACATTGTTGCAACTTGCAACCTTGTTTAGCATACTTTTACAACTAATACTTattaatacatataaataaagttACCTCAGACCATGTCCGTAGTTTTTCTATGAacaggatacactgggtaggatgatgatgatatatataaataaagttaaaatagACGACCTAAAAAATCACTTCCCTTAAGTTTTCATAAtagaagatcctaaattattaGTACAAACAATGAGGCCTTcggaaaaaaaaactcaaatagTTTCCCTCAGATCGCAAGCAATGAGGCCTTCGAAACTGCAGCTCAGGAACTGATAAAAATCGATTTCTCTAAAAGCACTGTAGGCTTCGAAAACTATGGGCCAACAAAGAATCAAATATTAAAGGCTGAGTCCGGAACAGACTCCAAAGACGTCAGTTATCTAAACGAACTGCTGAGGCATTTCCAGGTCCTGCAGCTTGGAGATGCAATTCAGGAACATCATTGCTCTCAAAAAACTCATAATGAAGAGCCTTGACACATTTTTCAGCTTCATCATCATTTACTATCAAAGATATATTGACCTGAAAAGCACCAAGTGTGCAACTTTAGTGCCAACACAGCCCAATATGGCAATGTCAAAAGAATATTTTGGTTTGAATTTGACAAACTGACCTTGGAAGCCCCTTGGGAGATCATCTGGACATTGACATTGTTCATTCGAAGAACGCGAAATGCCTGCAATGATATAAGACGTACAATAAGGAGCAGAAAAGAATACCGGGTGGCAAATGTCAACAAAATTGCTTAAACATTAGATAGGTTTGAAAGGTAAATAATGGTTTGGCCTAACGCTTGAAGGGGTTCAATTCCACCGTCTACATGAAGTTTAATTTCCCCAACCCCTCTTACCAGCAGGAGATTCTTCTAACCCAAAATAAAGATAGGTATGAAAGACCATGCACCTTTTCAAGAATTAAAGAAGAATACTCCACATTTCCAATGAGAGAGATAATTGATCGGTTTTGCTGCAACTCGACAACTGCAATCCTTTCTAGCTCCTCAACAACACGATCAAGTTCCTGCCATAGCATAATGGGGTAAGCGGTTACTATTGAAGATCCTAATGTAAGCCTATAGCTTGAAATGTGTAATTATAAAAGGAAACTTAAAATGCATGTTCATGTTGTCCAATGGCAAAACTTGAAAACAATGTAAATAGTCCCATACTCTTGCCTGCTGAATAAGTTCTCTACTCCAAAGCTTTGACGGATCCAATGTCAGTGATATACTGACTTCACTAGTGGCAACAACATCAACAGAGATCCCTAGATCTTCAAATATTGAAAATACCTGTACATCAGTAACCAAATTTACCCCACATAAAAATACAATCCTTGAAGAGACAGATAACACCAGTGAAAGGGATTAGTAGTCTACCTTTGCAAGGAATCCAAATTGACCGAGCATGCGAGTACTAACTATATCCAACATGGTAACATTCCGCTTCAACACTATGCTAGTCAGTAGAACCTGTAATTTGATTCTAATATCAGCAATCACTGACAAGTGACAATCATGCAAAAACTGTAGCCATCAAATATGCTTAACAGCTAGTTAGTAATGCACACCTCATTCATATCGCGTTCCCTGTTAATCAGAGTCCCAGGAGCTTTTGGATTGTATGAATTTTTCACCCTGACAGGAACATCCCCCTCCCTAGCAGGTCTCATCGATTGTGGATGTAAAACCTACATGTAGCATACATCATGTAATAGGAAATTGAGCAACAAAATCTTGCAGCTAAACtagaaagaaagaagaaaaggaaTAAAAGGAGAGGCCATAATGTCTTGTTTGGTTACAAACCATTGTGACACATCTTTTAGCCAAAATCTTCAAAACATTGATACACAGGAAGTAGAAACAGAGTAAACCAGCCAAAAACAAAAGGCTGAGATTAAGTGCAAGTAATTTCCTACTTGATTTCCAAAAAGAAATTAGGTTGTACCACTTCTTTCTAGCAATTAACAAACCTTAGGCTACCAAGGATCGCTACAGTACACAGTAGATCAAACTGATTACCTGTGCCCCAAAATAAGCAAGCTCAGCTGCCTCATCAAATGTCAAGTATGGTACAGGTTGAGCTCGAGAATGTATTGTAGGGTCACAAGTTAGAACACCGTCCACGTCTTTCCACACCTGAGAAAATTCAAACAGAAAGAAAATCTTAGTACGGAATGCCACAGGCTCTTAAAGCACTTTCTTTTCTTCAGGACATAAACAGCACGAATACGATCCGATCAACATCTAAGACAAATAAACCTGGATCTCTCTCAAGCCCAATGCTTTGCCAATGGTTGTAGCAGTTAAATCGCTGCCTCCCCTTCCCAAAGTAGTGATAGCACCAGATTTGCAACCCTAGTAACAAAGATGAGCATTAACAAAATACCACACAGGGATAATGATCTGTATTTTTTACATGATATACTCCAGAAAATTCAGTAAAACAGTAAAAACCTTTCCAAGGAAACCCGTGACAATGGGAATCGCAGGATCAGCAGCCCAATCATCATATAATCTTTTAGCTAAAGCTGGATAGGTTGCCTCCATAATATCGGCATTGGTGAAGTCATCAGTTGTAATAAACCCAATCTCAAATGCATCATACTGCAAAACTCTAATAAGTACCACAGTGAACAAAAGATTTACCATGGAGCAACACATAGTAAAACAGCTCTAGACCTGAAGGGATCAGAGTATACAATATACAAGCTACAGCACTATTCAATTCTTCTCTTTTCTCTCCTTTCTTTTTTTGGGTAAACAAAGAGGCCTCATTGAGAATTTACCGAGAATCATGGAATACCAGCTGAAA
This region includes:
- the LOC130820709 gene encoding aspartokinase 2, chloroplastic isoform X1 translates to MAASMHFNGVKAHISSRFAPNPLLFNKNIKFGASICCNEFQFKDSSFEIVNKKRSLRINCLKVEERHNLIDHNEDQNADTEVQKFTVVMKFGGSSVASAERMKEVASLILSFPEENPLVVLSAMGKTTNNLLNAGEKAVSCGASKASDIPELSFIKDLHLRTVDELGIDVSVISSHLEELEQLLKGIAMMKELTQRTRDYLVSFGECMSTRIFAAYMNKIGAKARQYDAFEIGFITTDDFTNADIMEATYPALAKRLYDDWAADPAIPIVTGFLGKGCKSGAITTLGRGGSDLTATTIGKALGLREIQVWKDVDGVLTCDPTIHSRAQPVPYLTFDEAAELAYFGAQVLHPQSMRPAREGDVPVRVKNSYNPKAPGTLINRERDMNEVLLTSIVLKRNVTMLDIVSTRMLGQFGFLAKVFSIFEDLGISVDVVATSEVSISLTLDPSKLWSRELIQQARELDRVVEELERIAVVELQQNRSIISLIGNVEYSSLILEKAFRVLRMNNVNVQMISQGASKVNISLIVNDDEAEKCVKALHYEFFESNDVPELHLQAAGPGNASAVRLDN
- the LOC130820709 gene encoding aspartokinase 1, chloroplastic isoform X2, with amino-acid sequence MAASMHFNGVKAHISSRFAPNPLLFNKNIKFGASICCNEFQFKDSSFEIVNKKRSLRINCLKVEERHNLIDHNEDQNADTEVQKFTVVMKFGGSSVASAERMKEVASLILSFPEENPLVVLSAMGKTTNNLLNAGEKAVSCGASKASDIPELSFIKDLHLRTVDELGIDVSVISSHLEELEQLLKGIAMMKELTQRTRDYLVSFGECMSTRIFAAYMNKIGAKARQYDAFEIGFITTDDFTNADIMEATYPALAKRLYDDWAADPAIPIVTGFLGKGCKSGAITTLGRGGSDLTATTIGKALGLREIQVWKDVDGVLTCDPTIHSRAQPVPYLTFDEAAELAYFGAQVLHPQSMRPAREGDVPVRVKNSYNPKAPGTLINRERDMNEVLLTSIVLKRNVTMLDIVSTRMLGQFGFLAKVFSIFEDLGISVDVVATSEVSISLTLDPSKLWSRELIQQELDRVVEELERIAVVELQQNRSIISLIGNVEYSSLILEKAFRVLRMNNVNVQMISQGASKVNISLIVNDDEAEKCVKALHYEFFESNDVPELHLQAAGPGNASAVRLDN